Proteins from a genomic interval of bacterium:
- a CDS encoding M28 family peptidase: MRKRLLACLALLCLTASLASAAGTGRQLVRIAGAGETGPALVDREVFLVAELPAADGYLAFVDAAELAQLRAWGRAVEVLDPSDDGSREYLIAYRHAPGAAHTAHPDPAGARVLLDAAQYRLLSVPAGDLALTPSCLPDIQRVFRRPLRFARSPWTEAAPLRDVDPVITAMVAGVVQSELQSQVQTLQNFGTRHSQYAGGLNASLWIRDQFLSYGYTDVTFHNYNSWNDNVVCVKPGAVYPDRYVVIGGHYDSTNFSGDSYAPGADDNATGTVGVLQAAKAMAGREFEYTAIFK, encoded by the coding sequence ATGCGCAAGCGCCTCCTCGCCTGTCTCGCCCTGCTCTGCCTCACCGCGTCCCTCGCCAGCGCCGCCGGCACCGGCAGGCAGCTCGTCCGCATCGCCGGCGCCGGAGAGACGGGGCCAGCCCTGGTCGACCGCGAGGTCTTCCTCGTCGCCGAGCTGCCGGCCGCCGACGGCTATCTCGCCTTCGTCGACGCGGCCGAACTGGCCCAGCTCCGCGCCTGGGGCCGCGCGGTCGAGGTTCTCGACCCCAGCGACGACGGCTCGCGCGAGTACCTGATCGCCTACCGGCACGCGCCGGGCGCGGCGCACACCGCGCATCCGGACCCCGCCGGCGCCCGCGTGCTGCTCGACGCTGCGCAGTACCGGCTGCTCAGCGTGCCCGCCGGCGACCTCGCGCTCACGCCGAGCTGCCTGCCGGACATCCAGCGCGTCTTCCGCCGTCCGCTGCGCTTCGCGCGCAGCCCGTGGACCGAGGCCGCGCCGCTGCGCGACGTGGACCCGGTGATCACCGCCATGGTGGCGGGCGTCGTCCAGAGCGAGCTGCAGAGCCAGGTGCAGACCCTGCAGAACTTCGGCACGCGCCACTCGCAGTACGCCGGCGGCCTGAACGCCTCGCTCTGGATCCGCGACCAGTTCCTCAGCTACGGCTACACGGACGTCACCTTCCACAACTACAACAGCTGGAACGACAACGTGGTCTGCGTCAAGCCGGGCGCGGTCTACCCGGATCGCTACGTCGTGATCGGCGGCCACTACGACTCGACCAACTTCAGCGGCGACAGCTACGCGCCGGGCGCGGACGACAACGCCACCGGCACGGTGGGCGTCCTGCAGGCGGCGAAGGCCATGGCCGGCCGCGAGTTCGAGTACACGGCGATCTTCAAAA